The following nucleotide sequence is from Diospyros lotus cultivar Yz01 chromosome 3, ASM1463336v1, whole genome shotgun sequence.
ATAATCAGTATATAGAAGTCACAGAATATGacacaaaaatctcaaattttttctGGGTTTGAAGAAGCACATACTCGGCCTTTGTTGCCTCCTGGATTTGACGATATGAGGTATGAACACCCCAGTGCCATTGCCGCCATTGCCACTTCTCCACAAGCTCACGAGCCAGGCGGGCACATTGGCACTCTCTTGAGTCTCCGACCAAGTGAAATAGCTTCCTGGCAGCAGCGCAGCCGACCAACCAGAGCCCGAACAAAGCTTGGTGCTTCTTGCAGAACTCGAATTCTTGGTTCCTGGTAAGTCCCCAttatcctcatcttcttctgctGTCAAAAGTAGAATTTGCCTTCTTATTTCGGCGTAGAAAATGTCATCATCATTACCCTCGTCTTCCATGTCAATTTCTGGGCGAATTTTGTAATTGAATGCCATGAGAAAGCTCGGGATAGGAGATGTTTGATCTGAGATGACATGCTCTggggttttaattttatatgaagAAGCAGCAGGAGAAGAAGAGACCCTGATTGGGGTCAATGAAGTTGATCCATGGAAGCTTAAGCCCGCCCATGAATATGTCCTGATTTGTACGTTTCTGCGTGGCTGCATATTAATTTCGCCATTAATTATTGACTTGTGGTTTGGTGGGTTGACTGTTTAAAGTAAGTAACAGGTGCGTTTTATTGTTattggggtggggtggggatTGGAGTGGTGGTGTCGTAGTGTCAGTGTCAATTTGGAGTCAAAGAGTTGCCGAAGTTCAAGCCTTCTAGACGCTTGTTGAGATTTATGCTTGGAATTGCTGTGTCTTATTAtcattaaaaagagttaaagaGGACAATAACACCAATTAGGGGCATAAAATTGGTTTCCCACGTGTGGGCTGGTTTGGTTAAGTGGTTTGATTTGAATTGAAAGTTGAAACTCATGAAACCCGTGTCCACTTTTGGGTGCCCATCTTTAGGCATTTGGCTGCCATGTGTGTTGACCCTGGATTGTTGCTGCCGGTCTCTCTCTCgtgtatattttttcttttgaacaaTTTTTTGGTTGTGATGTAAAGAGACTCTTAATAGATTAAATCACTTGTTGTTgtcaagatataataatgaatttagtTATTAGGAAACGTTATTGTCAAGTCATTTGAGTAATAAGACATTGAGTAATAAAAGTTTTATAACAGTAATTATCTCAGTATCTTAGTACTAGAGAtgtattagatatttatttataaaaaaatataaaatgatctaAAGTGTCTTGggattaaaatgtttttttttagataatgtttatcttaattttaattggaTTGGAATTAGGATTGTTATGGataatatctaattttttttttttttttatagatgtTTATGTTATTCTTTTTGAGAGAATTTTTTTAGGGATGATGTTATCATTTTTCTGGatagatttttaattgtgaGTTATTATATTTACGCGTTGTGGGACCCtcttattagaaaaatattgaggCGGTGCACCAAATTTTTTGTGAGCTTGGTGAGACCTCACGTTAAGGTGGGCTGCGGTCTAAGGTTCGACAACGAACCAAAGTATGGCCGCAAGCCTTGCTTTTGCGGCCGCTAGCTGTAGTTATGGTTGCAGGTTGTTTAACAGACGTGGGGGCCGTGGCTTCTCGGCCACGGGCTTGGCATGGCCTTGCGCCGCGagccttttatatatatatttttcttaataataattaattttttcctcttattttgaTATGATATATATCAATTGCTGCATACTATTTTACTTACGTTTCCTAAGGAGAAGAGTAATCATTTTCAATTGGTTATTTCTCACTCGTTTTCTTTTTGTGGGCTCTTCCGGAGTATTTTCTGTAAAATTTATGCCTAAGTGAATATTTTCTGTGTAGTTTCCTACTATAAAAAGGGGAAGGGGTCCACTTTTGTCTTTACTTGCCCCCTCATTTCTTCtctccaaaacatttttcttctaattttttcaaacattctttcatcttctttgcTTCTTCACCCACAACCATTTGTTGTTGCTACAGTCGCTCGTTGCCTACATCGATAGCAGCCGAAGCCACGGCAAATGTCAACAACCCTCGGCCGCTGCGGTTGTCAAATCGCCACCAGCTGCCGCGACCGAGGTTTTCGCCTCCATCCGTCGCGGCCGCCGCTTCGTCTGCGATCGCCCCGACTTTGCCTTTAGCTATCGGGACCGCCAGATTGCTACCAGCAGCTGCGGCCGAGGTTTTCGCCTCCATCTGCCGCGACCGCCTCTTCTTCTGTAGCCGCCGCGGCAGCCGCTTTGTCTTCAACTGTCATAGCCGTCGCTTTAGATCCAGATTTGTCTCCTGCTTCTAGCTTCATCTCCTGTGGCAACATTTCTTAATTCCGAACATTCCTGAGTTCCCAGGTTTTTGGGCTTATCTCCCATTTCCTTGTGCCTTTACTCATTATTTGCTATATTATAATGAGGTGTAAGAGGGTAACTCgagaaattctagaaattcctAGTGGCCAATCCTTGGGGAATGCTTCTATTTTGTGGGTAGATGACTTGGAGAGGATTGCTTCCTCATTCCCTTTTTCTCCTGATTATGATGTGTGACTTCCCTATCCGACGGAGTATTGTCCGGCTTTAGTCGACGTAGGCTGGGTAGCCATATATGAAGCTTCTTTGAGGGTTGGTCTTAGGTTTCGTTTGTCTAACTTTGGTCGAGATTTCCTTAACTTTTTTCACCTTTTACCTTGTTACAAtcaaacagagatagcaaatcTCCACACACATAGTCAAAATCAGCACTGatgaaattaaagagaaatgaaataggaggcaaaagatttatagtgttTCACCCCAAAtaggggctacgtccacttgagctctggtgagaagagctcactccattaaatatattcaatttgaTTACAATGAAATCAAAACCAAAGCAACCCTGATTTTCTATACAATAAGGCTTAGAATCACTAACAGATTAAGAGTTTATCTTCgatcaaaaacaaaaactagaGAACACAAAAGGGAAGATGAACTATACAgaatttacagagagagagaaagaaaaaccctaaaatgaCAACTCTCTCGGCCACCCCTCTTTTCTTTCGTCTTCCACTTCTTGAATCATCAATCTCAAGGCGTGATAAATAATGCGACTGAATGGTTGGGATTGCACATAATAAAGAAGCAACAACGGCCTGGATAAGATCGTGCAAAAAAGACGGCTGCAGGCTATGCGACAAAAGCCAAAAGCCTTAGGGCTTGGGCTGGCCCAAAGATGGCTGCAAATtggccctccagtgggcgcccaaagGGGCAGCCCACGGTTGCCAAATGGCTCCCC
It contains:
- the LOC127798086 gene encoding uncharacterized protein LOC127798086, whose protein sequence is MAFNYKIRPEIDMEDEGNDDDIFYAEIRRQILLLTAEEDEDNGDLPGTKNSSSARSTKLCSGSGWSAALLPGSYFTWSETQESANVPAWLVSLWRSGNGGNGTGVFIPHIVKSRRQQRPKERNNGRGRMYKPVAYKNE